One Paraburkholderia dioscoreae DNA segment encodes these proteins:
- a CDS encoding NHL repeat-containing protein: MPRFTFKSWLAVFACAAGLTAESVSFTVHAETALNAKTSWIGNTFGFGDGTWAQINITAIAVSPDGKVYTNAPWDESGAEASVYQNGKMLGFAGGTHGWGNGGGSAVAVNRKYAFVAIAVGNEKGRLVEQGVWPEKGKQWFGISRRQIADPKRAAPFQPAAKSADPHAQLAAGFLMMNEVPTGTSAEIGGLAANDTTLYAANTARDRIEVYDAESMQQKTTWSVHEPGRIALAPDGTLWVLSGTRNDAAPRVEHYTAAGKRIDENFTLPGGTIAVDIAVDAQGRVLIADNGPRQQVLYFSRNNGRYAESGSLGERGGIFSGVAGKPGPQRFNGLTGVGVDARGNVYVSTNGIGPCYDPIGAGLGATLESYAPDGKQNWQLQGLLFVDGAWIDPSRPDSVYTGNKRFELDLSKPAGQDWKYVGFLSNRFKYPDDPVFHTDQYPGLPTARKLKGRTFLYLTDMYADHLKIYRFDPQHDGETAIPSGFIAGRERAVAKVPNAPPGGDWIWRDANGDGRFDTDEFTLNTTGTKLAGGWGWWVDTAGDIWRTRDTKGIYRFRFGGLDAKGNPVYSYSNMTQYPVPQPFTELHRAIYDPDTDTLYVTGYTPDTPVDRGFWKEVGRVLVRYDKWSSGNPVQRYAITLPWQTQSKPIATIIGLTVEGQYLFGVEPVGAVHVWDKDSGKEIGVIRPGPEVGRASGWVDVPNGISAARRSNGEYLVFVEEDARGKVMMYRWKP, from the coding sequence TTGCCCCGTTTCACGTTCAAAAGCTGGCTCGCCGTATTTGCGTGCGCTGCGGGACTGACCGCGGAATCGGTCAGTTTCACGGTTCATGCGGAAACCGCGTTGAACGCGAAAACGTCATGGATCGGCAATACGTTTGGTTTCGGCGACGGCACCTGGGCGCAGATCAACATCACCGCTATTGCGGTGTCGCCCGACGGCAAGGTCTATACGAACGCGCCGTGGGACGAAAGTGGCGCGGAAGCGAGCGTGTATCAGAACGGCAAGATGCTCGGCTTCGCGGGCGGCACGCACGGCTGGGGTAACGGCGGCGGCAGCGCGGTCGCGGTGAATCGCAAGTACGCGTTCGTCGCGATCGCGGTCGGCAACGAGAAGGGGCGGCTGGTCGAGCAGGGCGTGTGGCCGGAGAAGGGCAAGCAGTGGTTCGGCATCTCGCGCCGGCAGATCGCCGATCCGAAACGCGCCGCGCCGTTCCAGCCCGCCGCGAAAAGCGCCGATCCGCACGCGCAACTGGCGGCCGGCTTCCTGATGATGAACGAAGTGCCCACCGGCACGAGCGCCGAAATCGGCGGCCTCGCGGCGAACGACACCACGCTCTATGCGGCCAACACGGCGCGCGATCGTATCGAGGTGTACGACGCGGAATCGATGCAGCAGAAGACCACCTGGAGCGTGCACGAGCCGGGCCGTATTGCGCTGGCGCCGGACGGCACGCTGTGGGTATTGAGCGGCACGCGCAACGACGCTGCGCCGCGCGTCGAACACTACACGGCAGCGGGCAAGCGCATCGACGAAAACTTCACGCTGCCTGGCGGAACGATTGCAGTGGATATCGCGGTCGATGCGCAAGGCCGCGTGCTGATCGCCGACAACGGTCCGCGTCAGCAGGTGCTGTATTTCAGCAGGAATAACGGCCGCTATGCGGAGTCGGGCTCGCTTGGCGAGCGCGGCGGCATTTTCAGCGGCGTCGCCGGCAAACCGGGACCGCAACGGTTCAACGGACTGACCGGCGTGGGCGTGGATGCGCGCGGCAACGTATACGTGTCGACCAACGGGATCGGTCCGTGTTACGACCCGATCGGCGCGGGACTCGGCGCGACGCTCGAAAGCTATGCGCCAGACGGCAAACAGAACTGGCAGCTGCAGGGGCTACTGTTCGTCGACGGCGCGTGGATCGACCCGTCGCGCCCGGACAGCGTCTATACCGGCAACAAGCGCTTCGAGCTCGATCTGTCGAAACCTGCTGGACAGGACTGGAAATACGTGGGTTTTCTATCGAACCGCTTCAAGTATCCGGACGACCCGGTGTTTCACACCGACCAGTATCCGGGCCTGCCGACTGCCCGCAAACTGAAGGGCCGCACCTTCCTGTACCTCACGGATATGTACGCGGACCATCTGAAGATCTATCGCTTCGATCCGCAGCACGACGGCGAAACGGCAATTCCTTCGGGCTTTATCGCGGGACGTGAGCGCGCGGTGGCCAAGGTGCCGAATGCGCCGCCGGGCGGCGACTGGATCTGGCGCGATGCGAACGGCGACGGCAGGTTCGACACCGACGAATTCACACTCAACACGACCGGCACCAAGCTCGCCGGCGGCTGGGGCTGGTGGGTGGACACCGCCGGCGACATCTGGCGCACGCGCGATACGAAGGGCATTTATCGCTTCCGTTTCGGCGGGCTGGATGCGAAGGGCAATCCGGTCTACTCGTATTCGAACATGACGCAGTACCCGGTGCCGCAGCCGTTCACGGAACTGCATCGCGCGATCTACGACCCGGACACCGACACCCTGTACGTGACGGGCTATACGCCCGACACGCCGGTCGATCGCGGCTTCTGGAAAGAAGTGGGCCGCGTGCTGGTGCGCTACGACAAATGGTCGAGCGGCAATCCGGTGCAGCGCTATGCGATCACGCTGCCGTGGCAGACGCAGAGCAAACCCATCGCCACCATCATCGGCCTGACGGTCGAAGGGCAATACCTCTTCGGCGTCGAACCGGTCGGCGCGGTGCACGTGTGGGACAAGGACAGCGGCAAGGAGATCGGCGTGATCCGGCCGGGCCCGGAAGTGGGGCGCGCGTCGGGCTGGGTGGATGTGCCGAACGGCATCAGCGCCGCCAGACGCAGCAATGGCGAGTACCTCGTGTTCGTCGAGGAAGACGCGCGCGGCAAAGTGATGATGTACCGCTGGAAGCCTTGA
- a CDS encoding glycosyltransferase family 4 protein — translation MTTSSIKSLQIGMHWFPERAGGLDRMYYSLVGALPGAGVAVRGVVAGSPKVAADTGGAINGFGSAAQSLPLRLMAARRALRQELGKSRPDVISSHFALYTFPGLDVTRGIPQVSHFQGPWADESHVEGADSLGQRAKRYLEQSVYARSSRLIVLSEAFGKILTSRYRIAPDRVRVVPGCVDVEQFNLPISPAEARLRLQLPQDRPIVLAVRRLVRRMGLEDLIDAVKLLKRSAPDVLLLIAGKGRLEGELQARITEAGLEDNVKLLGFVPDQHLAALYRAANISVVPTVALEGFGLITVESLASGTPVLVTPVGGLPEAVAGLSPNLVLPETGAKAIADGLAGALNGTLKLPDAEACRRYARENFDNSVIAKRVASVYGEAIAAGGAH, via the coding sequence ATGACGACGAGCTCCATCAAATCGCTGCAGATCGGGATGCACTGGTTCCCCGAGCGCGCGGGCGGCCTCGACCGCATGTACTACTCGCTGGTCGGCGCGCTGCCGGGCGCGGGCGTCGCGGTGCGCGGCGTGGTAGCCGGCTCGCCGAAAGTGGCCGCCGACACCGGCGGCGCGATCAACGGCTTCGGCTCGGCCGCGCAATCGCTGCCGTTGCGCCTGATGGCCGCGCGCCGCGCGCTGCGCCAGGAACTCGGCAAGTCGCGCCCGGACGTGATTTCGTCGCACTTCGCGCTCTACACATTTCCGGGTCTCGACGTGACCCGCGGCATTCCGCAGGTTTCGCATTTTCAGGGGCCGTGGGCCGACGAGAGTCACGTGGAAGGCGCCGACTCACTTGGTCAACGCGCCAAGCGCTATCTGGAGCAATCGGTCTATGCGCGCTCGTCGCGGCTGATCGTGTTGTCCGAGGCTTTCGGCAAGATTCTGACCTCGCGCTATCGCATTGCGCCGGACCGGGTGCGCGTCGTGCCCGGCTGCGTGGATGTCGAGCAGTTCAATCTGCCGATCTCGCCCGCCGAGGCGCGCCTGCGGCTGCAATTGCCGCAAGACCGGCCGATCGTGCTGGCGGTGCGGCGCCTGGTGCGCCGCATGGGCCTCGAAGATCTGATCGACGCGGTGAAGCTGCTCAAGCGGAGCGCGCCGGACGTGCTGCTGCTGATCGCGGGCAAGGGGCGGCTCGAAGGCGAACTGCAGGCGCGCATTACCGAGGCGGGTTTGGAGGACAACGTCAAGCTGCTGGGTTTCGTGCCCGATCAGCATCTGGCGGCGCTGTACCGTGCGGCGAATATCAGCGTGGTGCCGACGGTCGCGCTGGAGGGCTTCGGGCTGATCACGGTGGAATCGCTCGCCTCGGGCACGCCGGTACTGGTGACGCCGGTGGGCGGCTTGCCGGAAGCCGTGGCGGGTTTGTCGCCGAATCTGGTGCTGCCGGAGACGGGCGCGAAGGCGATCGCGGACGGACTCGCGGGCGCGCTGAACGGCACGCTGAAATTGCCCGATGCCGAAGCATGCCGCCGTTATGCGCGTGAGAACTTCGATAACTCGGTGATCGCGAAACGGGTGGCGTCGGTGTATGGGGAAGCGATTGCGGCGGGTGGAGCGCATTGA
- a CDS encoding glycosyltransferase, translating into MSTKVHVHLFYGADPRFYRPGDDIGCLYGYHHAESDAFKLTYSQDAREGKPVRLLRRALKAALGFDFIHTWRNRAEMLRSDVIWTHTEQEWLSAALMLLLSGRKAGADSGPLLLAQSVWLLDKWPSYGMLRSWLYRKLMKRADQLTTLASENAELCRRYFDRDARPLLYGLNTRDFPVRSPVEWMPHAPIRIAAIGNDRDRDWETLIKAFGNDARYTVKLATRRRIPASLRAPNVEIALFSGIRKQHELYDWADVIVVPLRPNSHASGITVMLEAAAVGKPMVVTNVGALQDYFPAGEAFYIPPFDPQALREAVDQLAAAPAHALRQAQAAAAGLLSRDLTTQHYAMQHVRITQEMLRARAAMRARPAAGMTSAAAAAVAEPERSARQSRGGL; encoded by the coding sequence ATGAGTACGAAAGTCCACGTTCATCTGTTTTACGGCGCGGATCCGCGCTTTTACCGGCCGGGCGACGATATCGGCTGTCTGTACGGCTATCACCACGCGGAATCCGACGCGTTCAAGCTCACCTATTCGCAGGACGCCCGCGAAGGCAAGCCGGTGCGGTTGCTGCGCCGCGCGCTGAAGGCGGCGCTCGGCTTCGACTTCATCCATACGTGGCGCAATCGCGCCGAGATGCTGCGCTCGGACGTGATCTGGACGCATACCGAACAGGAATGGCTCTCGGCCGCGCTCATGCTGTTGCTGAGCGGCCGCAAGGCGGGCGCCGACAGCGGCCCCTTGCTGCTCGCGCAAAGCGTGTGGCTGCTCGATAAGTGGCCTTCTTACGGCATGCTGCGCAGTTGGCTGTATCGCAAGCTGATGAAGCGCGCCGATCAGCTCACCACGCTCGCCAGCGAAAATGCCGAACTGTGCCGGCGCTATTTCGATCGCGACGCCAGGCCGTTGCTGTACGGCCTGAATACGCGCGATTTTCCGGTCAGGAGCCCTGTTGAGTGGATGCCGCACGCGCCAATCCGCATCGCCGCCATCGGTAACGACCGCGACCGCGATTGGGAGACGCTCATCAAGGCATTCGGCAACGACGCGCGTTATACCGTGAAGCTCGCTACTCGGCGCCGGATTCCCGCGTCGCTGCGCGCGCCCAACGTCGAGATCGCACTGTTCTCCGGCATCAGGAAGCAGCACGAACTGTACGACTGGGCCGACGTGATCGTCGTGCCCTTGCGGCCGAATTCGCACGCATCGGGCATTACCGTGATGCTCGAAGCAGCGGCGGTCGGCAAGCCGATGGTGGTGACGAATGTCGGCGCGTTGCAGGATTATTTTCCGGCAGGCGAGGCGTTCTATATCCCGCCGTTCGATCCGCAGGCGTTGCGCGAAGCGGTCGACCAGCTTGCCGCCGCACCGGCGCACGCGTTGCGCCAGGCGCAGGCGGCCGCGGCCGGCCTGTTGTCACGCGATCTGACCACGCAGCACTACGCGATGCAGCATGTGCGGATCACCCAGGAGATGCTGCGGGCGAGGGCCGCGATGCGCGCGCGCCCGGCGGCCGGGATGACCTCGGCTGCGGCGGCGGCAGTGGCCGAGCCCGAGCGGTCGGCGCGCCAGTCGCGCGGGGGTCTCTGA
- a CDS encoding glycosyltransferase family 4 protein translates to MRVAIVTHVVRHNDGQGRVNHEIARAALDENIGVTLVASHVAPDLLAHPNVRWVPVKIGRWWPTNLLRQQVFAFRSAMWLRAHRREYDVLHVNGFITWMHADVNTSHFVHSGWFGSKYYPFGLTKGVWSAYQSVYTRCNALLERWAYRRSKVITAVSQKVADEIRAIGLTPDNRVDVIYNGVDTQGFAAATGDREKFGLPKDAFLLLFVGDLRTPRKNLGTVLAALRFLPEHVQIAVAGFLPGSPYPEEAKALGIAHRVHFLGLVKEMPVLMHSVDAFVFPSRYEAMSLSLLEAMAAGLPVVTARTAGGAEIITPECGIVLDDPDDPRALAQAVARLAGNHDERRAMGVAANELATGFGWARMAAQYIALYRQLAGQQKDRRRSEAEAATVARNDALTLNTLAGQKSAE, encoded by the coding sequence TTGAGAGTTGCCATTGTCACGCACGTTGTGCGCCATAACGACGGCCAGGGGCGCGTCAACCACGAGATCGCGCGCGCGGCGCTCGACGAGAATATCGGCGTCACGCTGGTCGCCTCGCATGTCGCGCCGGATCTGCTCGCGCATCCGAACGTTCGCTGGGTGCCGGTGAAAATCGGCCGCTGGTGGCCGACCAATCTGCTGCGCCAGCAGGTGTTCGCGTTCAGAAGCGCGATGTGGCTGCGCGCGCATCGCCGCGAATACGACGTGCTGCATGTGAACGGCTTCATCACGTGGATGCACGCCGACGTCAACACCTCGCACTTCGTGCATAGCGGCTGGTTCGGCAGCAAGTATTACCCGTTCGGGCTCACCAAAGGCGTGTGGTCCGCGTATCAATCCGTCTATACACGTTGCAATGCGCTGCTCGAACGCTGGGCTTACCGGCGCTCGAAGGTAATCACGGCGGTGTCGCAGAAGGTCGCGGACGAAATCCGCGCGATCGGTCTCACGCCGGATAACCGCGTGGATGTGATCTACAACGGCGTCGATACGCAGGGCTTCGCCGCGGCCACCGGCGACCGCGAGAAATTCGGCCTGCCGAAGGACGCGTTCCTGCTGCTGTTCGTCGGCGACCTGCGCACGCCGCGCAAGAACCTCGGCACCGTGCTCGCCGCGCTCAGGTTTCTGCCGGAGCACGTGCAGATCGCGGTGGCCGGTTTTCTGCCGGGCAGCCCGTACCCGGAAGAGGCGAAGGCGCTCGGCATCGCGCATCGGGTGCATTTTCTCGGGCTCGTGAAAGAGATGCCGGTGCTGATGCATTCGGTCGACGCCTTCGTATTCCCGTCGCGCTATGAAGCGATGAGCCTGTCGCTGCTCGAGGCGATGGCGGCCGGTTTGCCGGTGGTCACGGCGCGTACCGCGGGCGGCGCTGAAATCATCACGCCGGAATGCGGCATCGTGCTCGACGATCCGGACGATCCCAGGGCGCTGGCCCAGGCGGTCGCGCGTCTCGCCGGGAACCACGACGAGCGCCGCGCGATGGGCGTCGCCGCCAACGAACTCGCGACCGGCTTCGGCTGGGCGCGCATGGCCGCGCAATACATCGCGCTGTATCGCCAGTTGGCCGGGCAGCAGAAGGATCGACGGCGCAGCGAAGCGGAAGCGGCGACGGTCGCGAGGAACGACGCGCTGACGCTGAACACGCTGGCCGGCCAGAAGAGCGCGGAATGA
- the gmd gene encoding GDP-mannose 4,6-dehydratase, translating to MSQPRKAIITGVSGQDGAYLTKLLLDKGYHVTGTYRRTSSVNFWRMRELGVLDHPNLRLVEHDLTDLGSTLRLLEGAQADELYNLAAQSFVGVSFDQPVTTAEVTGIGALNLLEGIRILNPKTRYYQASTSEMFGLVQAVPQREDTPFYPRSPYGVAKLFAHWSTINYRESYGLFASSGILFNHESPLRGREFVTRKITDTVAKIKLGKQDVLELGNMSARRDWGFALEYVEGMWRMLQADEPDTFVLATGRTETVRDFVRMAFAAAGYQLEWSGKEERETGIDVATGKTLVRVNPKFYRPAEVDLLIGCADKAHEKLGWKPATTLEQLCHMMVHADLGRNEHHETF from the coding sequence ATGAGCCAACCACGCAAAGCGATCATCACCGGCGTATCCGGTCAGGACGGCGCCTATCTGACCAAACTGCTGCTCGACAAGGGCTACCATGTGACCGGCACCTACCGGCGCACGAGTTCCGTCAATTTCTGGCGCATGCGTGAGCTGGGCGTGCTCGATCATCCGAATCTGCGTCTGGTCGAGCACGATCTCACCGATCTGGGTTCGACGCTGCGTCTGCTCGAAGGCGCGCAGGCCGACGAGTTGTACAACCTCGCCGCGCAGAGCTTCGTGGGCGTTTCGTTCGACCAGCCGGTGACGACCGCCGAAGTGACCGGCATCGGCGCGCTGAATCTGCTCGAAGGCATCCGCATTCTCAACCCGAAGACGCGTTACTACCAGGCGTCGACGTCGGAAATGTTCGGTCTCGTGCAGGCTGTGCCGCAACGCGAAGACACGCCCTTCTATCCGCGCAGCCCGTATGGCGTCGCCAAGCTGTTCGCGCACTGGTCAACGATTAATTACCGCGAGTCGTACGGCCTCTTCGCGAGCAGCGGGATTCTGTTCAATCACGAATCGCCGCTGCGTGGCCGTGAATTCGTCACCCGCAAGATCACCGACACGGTCGCCAAGATCAAGCTCGGCAAGCAGGACGTGCTCGAGCTGGGCAACATGAGCGCGAGGCGCGACTGGGGCTTCGCGCTCGAATACGTGGAAGGCATGTGGCGCATGCTGCAAGCCGACGAGCCGGACACCTTCGTGCTCGCCACCGGCCGCACCGAAACGGTCCGCGATTTCGTGCGCATGGCGTTCGCCGCCGCGGGGTATCAGCTCGAATGGTCGGGCAAGGAAGAGCGCGAAACCGGTATCGATGTCGCTACCGGCAAGACACTGGTGCGTGTGAATCCGAAGTTCTATCGCCCGGCCGAGGTGGATCTGCTGATCGGCTGCGCGGACAAGGCTCACGAGAAGCTCGGCTGGAAACCGGCAACCACGCTGGAACAGCTGTGCCACATGATGGTTCATGCGGATCTGGGGCGCAACGAGCATCACGAGACGTTCTGA
- a CDS encoding acyltransferase family protein, whose protein sequence is MTASALPLAPSHSRRIVQLDGLRAIAVLAVFAQHALKAPLWMGVDLFFVLSGFLITGILLERKARGQSYFGYFYARRARRILPPYVLLMVVSSILFGFGWAQHWQWYAFFATNIGDALNQSGHDSLNVLWSLAVEEQFYIFWPFVILLLPERVLGYVATALILLVPVLRAVATPWFDSFWPIYYLTPFRMDLLAAGALLAVAVRRDRNALEPFKGVAVVGLFAALAVLAWLHLHFPRFRAANTPLSNAGLYSVSLVLCTSVVVIALQSKGIVKRLLCNPVLVYIGTISYTIYLIHLSVLYTLWPLHLNRYVTAALALAITLVYATITWFAFEKRLIFGSAGKTNAQTQTHSQTAAGGVSTAPQAPQSRA, encoded by the coding sequence ATGACTGCCAGCGCACTGCCCTTAGCGCCCTCTCACTCCCGCCGCATCGTGCAGCTCGACGGCTTGCGCGCCATCGCCGTGCTCGCCGTATTCGCGCAGCACGCACTGAAAGCGCCGCTGTGGATGGGTGTCGATCTGTTTTTTGTTCTGAGCGGCTTTCTGATCACCGGCATCCTGCTCGAACGCAAGGCGCGCGGGCAGTCGTATTTCGGCTATTTCTACGCACGCCGGGCACGCCGCATCCTGCCGCCGTATGTGCTGCTGATGGTGGTGTCGTCGATTCTGTTCGGCTTCGGGTGGGCGCAGCACTGGCAGTGGTACGCATTCTTCGCGACCAATATCGGCGACGCGCTCAATCAGAGCGGTCACGACAGCCTGAATGTGCTGTGGTCACTCGCCGTCGAGGAGCAGTTCTATATTTTCTGGCCATTCGTGATCCTGCTCTTGCCCGAGCGCGTGCTCGGCTACGTGGCGACCGCGTTGATCCTGCTGGTGCCAGTGCTGCGCGCGGTAGCCACGCCCTGGTTCGATTCGTTCTGGCCGATCTATTACCTCACGCCGTTCCGCATGGATCTGCTCGCGGCCGGTGCGTTGCTCGCGGTTGCCGTGCGGCGTGACCGTAATGCGCTCGAACCGTTCAAGGGCGTCGCGGTGGTGGGACTGTTCGCGGCGCTGGCGGTGCTGGCCTGGCTGCATCTGCACTTTCCGCGCTTTCGCGCGGCGAATACGCCGCTCTCGAACGCCGGGCTCTACAGCGTTTCGTTGGTGCTTTGTACTTCCGTCGTGGTCATCGCCCTGCAAAGCAAGGGCATCGTCAAACGGCTGCTGTGCAACCCCGTGCTGGTCTATATCGGCACCATCAGCTACACGATCTATCTGATTCACCTGAGCGTGCTGTACACGCTTTGGCCGCTGCATCTGAACCGTTATGTGACCGCCGCGCTGGCACTCGCGATCACGCTGGTCTACGCCACCATCACATGGTTCGCGTTCGAGAAGCGCCTGATTTTCGGCTCGGCGGGCAAGACGAATGCGCAGACACAGACACATTCGCAGACCGCGGCCGGCGGCGTGAGCACCGCGCCGCAAGCGCCGCAAAGCCGCGCATGA
- a CDS encoding SGNH/GDSL hydrolase family protein translates to MKRRAWLAASVWAAASMLAPVAIAVGPGPQTQVLIEAYGDSTTLGITCSDGHCGPQAQNAVSYLQDELQSRHGERVRITNYGVGNTMAAQLRDGTGNRRAGPTAGLPWQERLAASPAQIVLINYGINEVMQNQTPEQFYTAETTLVKTARALGKEPVLQTANPMPDNRLNARLATMVAMTRRVAAEQQVPLVDQFAYISNLPDWKTLMSDGAHPKPGLYRLKAEQDFQVVEPLVRRLLDGTP, encoded by the coding sequence ATGAAACGCCGTGCATGGCTCGCTGCCAGCGTGTGGGCGGCAGCGTCAATGCTTGCGCCGGTCGCGATCGCCGTGGGCCCGGGCCCACAAACACAGGTGCTGATCGAGGCCTACGGCGATTCGACCACGCTCGGCATTACCTGCAGCGACGGCCATTGCGGCCCGCAGGCGCAAAACGCGGTGTCCTATCTGCAAGACGAACTGCAGTCGCGCCACGGCGAACGGGTGCGTATCACGAACTATGGCGTGGGCAACACGATGGCGGCGCAACTGCGCGACGGCACGGGCAATCGCCGCGCCGGGCCGACGGCCGGCCTGCCCTGGCAGGAACGGCTCGCCGCCTCGCCCGCGCAGATCGTGCTGATCAACTACGGCATCAACGAAGTGATGCAGAACCAGACGCCCGAGCAGTTCTACACGGCCGAGACGACGCTCGTGAAAACCGCCCGCGCGCTCGGCAAAGAGCCGGTTCTGCAGACCGCGAATCCGATGCCCGACAACCGGCTCAACGCGCGGCTCGCCACGATGGTCGCGATGACGCGCCGCGTGGCCGCCGAGCAGCAGGTGCCGCTGGTCGATCAGTTCGCCTACATCAGCAATCTGCCGGACTGGAAGACATTGATGTCCGATGGTGCACACCCCAAACCGGGTTTGTACCGGCTGAAGGCGGAACAGGATTTTCAGGTCGTCGAACCATTGGTGCGGCGGCTGCTGGACGGCACGCCCTGA
- a CDS encoding glycosyltransferase family 2 protein, with the protein MKVTVLVPTFRRPADLARCLAALQRQSRLPDEVVVVARADDEATHACLRDPAVPGALPLSVALVEVPGQVAALNRGLDAANGDVIAITDDDAAPHADWVERIAAAFEGDARLGALGGRDWVHEKGRVLDGERPLVGKVTAHGKIIGNHHLGVGGAREVDILKGANMSYRREAVRTIRFDARLRGAGAQVHNDMAFSLAVKNAGWKLMYDPRVAVDHFPAERFDDDRRDAQTMTALRNAAFNFHLILRDQLPPLRRETAWWWWTLVGTRVYPGLTHAALALLSKQAGLKLTRWRAVRTGAHEARRALSRAA; encoded by the coding sequence ATGAAAGTGACGGTACTGGTTCCGACTTTCCGACGCCCGGCCGATCTGGCGCGCTGCCTCGCCGCGCTGCAACGGCAGTCGCGGCTGCCCGACGAAGTGGTGGTAGTGGCGCGCGCCGACGACGAAGCGACCCACGCCTGCCTGCGCGATCCGGCCGTGCCGGGCGCGCTGCCGCTCTCGGTGGCGCTGGTCGAGGTGCCCGGCCAGGTCGCGGCCCTGAATCGCGGACTGGACGCGGCCAACGGCGACGTGATCGCAATCACCGACGACGACGCCGCGCCGCACGCCGACTGGGTTGAACGCATCGCGGCCGCATTCGAGGGCGACGCGCGCCTCGGCGCGCTCGGCGGACGCGACTGGGTGCACGAGAAAGGCCGCGTGCTCGACGGCGAGCGGCCGCTGGTGGGCAAGGTCACGGCTCACGGCAAGATCATCGGCAATCATCATCTCGGCGTGGGCGGTGCGCGCGAAGTCGATATTCTGAAAGGCGCAAACATGAGCTATCGCCGCGAGGCGGTGCGCACCATCCGTTTCGACGCGCGCCTGCGCGGCGCGGGCGCACAGGTCCACAACGACATGGCCTTCAGCCTCGCAGTGAAGAACGCCGGCTGGAAGCTGATGTACGACCCGCGCGTGGCGGTCGATCACTTTCCCGCCGAGCGGTTCGACGACGACCGGCGCGACGCGCAAACCATGACCGCGTTGCGCAACGCCGCCTTCAACTTCCATCTGATCCTGCGCGACCAGTTGCCGCCGCTGCGCCGCGAAACCGCGTGGTGGTGGTGGACGCTGGTCGGCACGCGGGTCTATCCGGGGCTTACGCACGCGGCGCTCGCGCTGCTCTCGAAGCAGGCCGGCCTGAAGCTCACGCGCTGGCGCGCCGTGCGCACCGGCGCCCACGAAGCGCGCCGCGCGTTGTCCCGCGCCGCGTGA